The Phoenix dactylifera cultivar Barhee BC4 chromosome 9, palm_55x_up_171113_PBpolish2nd_filt_p, whole genome shotgun sequence genome window below encodes:
- the LOC120111899 gene encoding anaphase-promoting complex subunit 13-like: MAELLSIGILIDIVDEEWMRDTLPKDDIPLPAGMAPRTEDAEEPNQENQQVEGDVWHDLALENL; encoded by the exons ATGGCAGAGCTGCTGAGCATAGGCATCCTGATAGACATTGTGGATGAGGAATGGATGAGAGACACCCTCCCTAAGGATG ATATTCCTCTACCGGCTGGAATGGCTCCCAGAACTGAAGATGCTGAAGAACCAA ATCAGGAAAACCAACAAGTGGAGGGGGATGTTTGGCATGATCTTGCCCTGGAGAATCTCTAA